A stretch of the Gemmatimonadales bacterium genome encodes the following:
- a CDS encoding (2Fe-2S)-binding protein yields MIERRASGPTLPPTDDRARISLRVNGEERHVLFEGYKTLLEVLREDLDLTGTKHGCELGECGACAVLRDGKPVLSCLVLAVECDGSDVTTVEGLADGPALHPLQESFADLGAAQCGYCTPGILLTAKHLLDHNPAPTREEIKQALSGNLCRCTGYLQIFEAVEAAARTGAPAGRRADAAR; encoded by the coding sequence ATGATCGAGCGGCGCGCCAGCGGGCCCACCCTTCCGCCGACCGACGATCGGGCGCGCATCAGCCTCCGCGTCAACGGCGAGGAGCGGCACGTGCTCTTCGAGGGCTACAAGACGCTGCTCGAAGTCCTGCGCGAGGATCTGGACCTCACCGGCACCAAGCACGGCTGCGAGCTGGGCGAATGCGGCGCGTGCGCCGTGCTCAGGGACGGCAAGCCCGTCCTCTCATGCCTGGTCCTCGCCGTTGAGTGCGACGGGTCCGATGTGACGACGGTCGAAGGGCTGGCGGACGGCCCCGCGCTCCACCCGCTCCAGGAGAGCTTCGCGGACCTGGGCGCGGCCCAGTGCGGCTATTGCACGCCGGGCATCCTGCTCACCGCCAAGCACCTCCTCGACCACAATCCGGCGCCGACGCGCGAAGAGATCAAACAGGCGCTCTCGGGGAACCTGTGCCGGTGCACCGGATACCTCCAGATCTTCGAGGCCGTGGAAGCCGCGGCACGCACCGGCGCGCCGGCGGGCCGGCGCGCGGACGCCGCGCGATGA